A single Mustela lutreola isolate mMusLut2 chromosome X, mMusLut2.pri, whole genome shotgun sequence DNA region contains:
- the GPRASP3 gene encoding G protein-coupled receptor associated sorting protein 3, with translation MTGAKKESRNKAKTQKRAGVQAEAKRESTGLVRPVVKTQDKATAKAGSQADAATTTMKARSKNRIVTEIKERALADFSPKAEDEATRVPGMSSVAEVNAESRSTCKDKAGIDTWFWAEEEANVGSWFWNGEETSNPSSAKDEGKAGIGPPTCAEKLEPVAGASCKATPGTEEEEEENVIGNWFWDGDETSFDPNPRPVSRIVRPQPVDEINEKNRPKDWSEVTIWPKAPAVTPAVLGFRSHVPFETKPPSYIVLASAEENTPSLPVETTCPSRSTTSSSQPVPEYPFGSGPCIQTIEEIRRQIRIREVNGIKPFACPCKMECYMDSEEFEKLVNLLKSTTDPLIHKIAQIAMGIINVHPFAQEFINEVGVVTLIESLLSFPSSEIRKKAVITLNPPSGDERQRKIELHVKHMCKETMSFPLNSPGQQSGLKILGQLTTDSNHHHIVANCFAELFHLLSLGNRKTRNLVLKVLLNMSENPAAARDMINTKALAALKLIFNQKEAKANLVSAVAIFINIKEHIRKGSIVVVDHVSYNTLMAIFREVKVIIERM, from the coding sequence ATGACTGGGGCTAAGAAAGAGAGTAGAAACAAAGCCAAAACTCAAAAAAGGGCTGGTGTACAAGCTGAAGCAAAAAGGGAGTCTACTGGCCTAGTCAGACCTGTAGTCAAGACCCAGGACAAAGCAACAGCCAAGGCAGGGTCTCAAGCTGATGCAGCAACGACGACGATGAAGGCAAGGTCTAAGAACAGGATTGTTACTGAGATAAAGGAAAGAGCCCTGGCAGATTTCAGTCCCAAAGCTGAAGATGAGGCCACTAGAGTACCTGGGATGTCTTCTGTGGCTGAGGTTAATGCTGAGTCCAGGTCCACATGTAAAGATAAGGCTGGTATTGATACCTGGTTTTGGGCTGAGGAAGAGGCCAATGTTGGTTCCTGGTTTTGGAATGGAGAAGAGACTAGTAATCCTTCTAGTGCTAAGGATGAAGGTAAAGCTGGTATAGGTCCCCCAACCTGTGCTGAAAAATTAGAACCTGTAGCTGGGGCCAGCTGTAAAGCTACGCCAGGgactgaggaggaagaggaagaaaatgttattgGGAACTGGTTTTGGGATGGAGATGAAACCAGTTTTGATCCTAATCCTAGACCTGTGAGCAGGATAGTTAGGCCCCAGCCTGTGgatgaaattaatgaaaaaaataggcCCAAGGACTGGTCTGAGGTAACTATCTGGCCCAAAGCTCCTGCTGTAACTCCAGCAGTGTTAGGCTTTAGATCCCATGTCCCATTTGAGACAAAGCCTCCTTCATATATTGTCCTGGCCTCAGCTGAGGAAAATACCCCTTCTTTGCCTGTGGAAACAACATGCCCTTCTAGGAGCACTACTTCAAGCTCACAGCCTGTCCCTGAGTACCCATTTGGTTCTGGCCCTTGCATCCAGACTATAGAGGAGATTAGACGCCAAATCAGGATCAGGGAAGTGAATGGGATTAAGCCTTTTGCTTGCCCTTGCAAAATGGAATGCTACATGGATTCTGAGGAATTTGAAAAACTTGTTAACTTACTTAAGTCAACTACTGATCCTCTTATTCATAAAATAGCTCAAATTGCAATGGGGATCATTAATGTTCATCCCTTTGCCCAAGAGTTTATTAATGAGGTGGGTGTAGTGACGCTTATTGAAAGCTTGCtcagttttccttcttctgaaataagaaagaaGGCCGTAATTACTCTGAATCCTCCTTCTGGGGATGAGAGACAACGCAAGATTGAATTACATGTTAAGCATATGTGTAAGGAAACCATGTCTTTTCCCTTGAACTCACCCGGACAGCAATCTGGATTAAAGATACTAGGGCAACTGACGACTGATTCTAACCATCACCACATTGTTGCTAATTGCTTTGCAGAGCTTTTCCATTTGCTATCCTTGGGAAATCGTAAAACcagaaatcttgttttaaaagtacttttgaaTATGTCTGAAAATCCAGCTGCAGCCAGAGATATGATCAATACAAAGGCCTTAGCAGCATTAAAACTCATCTTTAACCAGAAAGAGGCAAAAGCCAATCTCGTTAGTGCTGTGGCCATATTTATTAACATAAAGGAGCATATCAGAAAGGGTTCAATTGTAGTTGTCGATCACGTGAGTTACAATACACTGATGGCCATTTTCCGTgaagttaaagtaattattgaaagaatgTAA